In Erythrolamprus reginae isolate rEryReg1 chromosome 9, rEryReg1.hap1, whole genome shotgun sequence, the genomic window TACTTTTACTGTGCTGAGAGAGATGTTGGCCAGGAATATACAGGGAGGTGGTCCTCGGTTTACCACAGTGTGCTTAGTGACTGTTCTAACTCACATAATTGAaacgtgacttatgactgtttttcacacttatgaccattgcagcattcccatgggcACTTGATTAAAAATTAGATGCTTAGCAACAAACTAATATTTCTGACCATCACCATGTCCCGGGCACACAACAGgaaaagccaaattcacttaacaaccaggttactaacttatccactgcaatgatttgcttaacaatggtggcaagaaaggtcgtaaaacaggACACAGCTCACTCAATGGCCATCTGAGTgcctcagtggcacagtggttagagtgcagtactgcaagctacttctgctgatcaccaactgccagcagttgggtagatcgaatctcagtaggctcaaggttgactcagccttccatccttccaaggtcggtaaaatgaggacccagattgttggggcaatatgctgactgtctgtaaaccgcttagagagggctgtaaagcactctgaagtggtatatattCTGCCGCATGGGTCCCactgactggtcaggtcccacagagtcggccttctccaggtcccatcaactagacaatgtcacttggtggggcccgggggaagagtcttctctggggggggggaaggttctctggaatcagctccccccccccggagatctgcactgcccccacccacctcaccTTCTgtatgagtcttaagactcatttatgcccccaggcttgggaccattactctagccccctggccgatgaatgtgttgagagtaaGTTGACCAAATGGGAATGACtgtctttttatggtttggggttttttagattttaaatttaattaattgcatttaagatgttatatattgttctaTTATACGTTATAAACCATCACGCgtcctcagaaaggggcggcattaaagtccaattaataataaataaataaataagtctaaacactattgctaatgctatcttACTTAGCAACGGAAATTTCAGGTTCCATTGTAGTCATTAAGTCGAGGAGTGCCTGCAGTTTGCaatgaaaggagagggagggggaatgttGGAAAAGTTGCCTCTGAACGCACCTCCCTCCTCGCTCAAAAGGTACCTTGGACTCGCAGGAGCCCTTTGCCAAGCGCCTTATCTCTGCTTCCAGGTGTTCCAAAGCCTTTTGGACAGCCTTCATCTGGCAGGAAGGGGGAAACGGTGCTTCTGGCTGCTCTCCAACTGGGAGAGGATCTGAAGTTCGTGCCCATACACACCcctgccccacccccacccggcAATTGGCAGGAAAAGCCTCGgagggggcagggagggaggctGGGAACGGAGCAGCATTCTGGGGAGGgtccggcgggggggggggttgttgttagGGAAGGAAGCTTCAAGAACGCCCGCGGGCCTCCCTTGGGGCGATCAAGTCCGAACCGGAGGGCCAAGGGGGAGGCCGGCTTGCTGGGGGCAGCGAGGGTGGGCAGAGGCTTttttcaaggtggactcagccttccatcctttgggGGTAGGTCAAAGGAGAAGCCAGGTTGTtgtgggcaagaggctgattctgtaaattgcttagagagggctgtaaaagcactaggaagcgatctataagtttaaatgctattgctataatgctattgctactttTTAAGCGCGCGGGGCTCCCCGCGGCGCTGCCAATAGGCAGGGGCGTCCCCCTTCCCAAGGGCccgtccagccagccagccggcccggaGGCGGGACGGGGAGGGCCGGTCGGGCCCCGGGAGGAGGCGCTAGAGGGCGTCGATCGGCGGGCAGGTATAAAACAGGCAGCTCCGGCCCGACGCGGCCAGCCCAGAACCAGCCCGGCTCGACCTCCAGCGCCGCCGTTGCAGACGCCGTCCCCGGACCGACCCTCGACCATGCGCCGCCGCGGCGCGCTTTAGCTACTCCATGGAGCCGGGCCACTTCTACGAGGCGGACGCGCGGCCCCCGATGCCCGGCGCCTTCCACCCGCACCCGCAGCAGCGTCCGCCGGTTCCCTCGGCCTCGCTGGCGTTGGCCCCGCCGGCAGGCCCCTTCGGCTACTCGGAGGCGGCCGAGATCTGCGAGCACGAGACCTCCATCGACCTGAGCGCCTACATCGACCCGGGTGCCTTCAACGACGAGTTCCTGGCCGACCTCTTCCAGCACAGCAAGCAGCAGCAGGAGCGCGCCGCCAAAGCCGGGCTGGAGTGCGGCGGGGCCGGACTGGCGGGCGGCGGCGGAGGCTTCCCGCCCTACTGCTACGCCGAGAAGGtggacggcggcggcggcggctacgAGCGCCTGGGTCCCGCGGCCCCGCTGCCTCTGCCCGGCCTGCGCCCGCTGCTAATCAAGCAGGAGCCGCACGAGGAGGACGAAGCGGCCGCGCTGGCCGCGCTCTACCCGCCGCCGCCCGCCGGCGCGCCCTGCAGCCACCTCCAGTACCAGGCGGCGCACTGCGCCCAGACCACGGTGCACCTGCAGCCCGGCGGGCAGCCCACGCCGCCGCCCACGCCCGCGCCCAGCCCGCACCGTCTACCCGCCGCTGCCCCGTCGGGCAAAGGCAAGAAGGCGCTGGACAAGGGCAGCAGCGAGTACCGGGTGCGCCGCGAGCGCAACAACATCGCCGTGCGCAAGAGCCGCGACAAAGCCAAGCAGCGCAACGCCGAGACGCAGCAGAAGGTGCTGGAGCTGAGCGGCGACAACGACCGGCTCCGCAAGCGGGTCGAGCAGCTCAGCCGCGAGCTGGAGACCCTCCGCGGCATCTTCCGCCAGCTGCCCGAAAGCTCGCTGGTCAAGGCCATGGGCGGCTGCTCCTGAGCGCCACGCCGGGACGCGGGACCGGGGTTCGCCGTCACGGAGCGGCCGCGGCTCGTCGGGGACGCCGtcggaggtgggctgctaagggggaacTGGGGacctgtgctcgcccccgtggctttgGGCGCTAGccgagtccagcgcaattctgccacATGCTATTtttctacctgcccaggtgcagtagcagaattgcactggactctgctagcatggCACACCTACGTGTCTGCGCGCGacttcgctacctgcccaggtgcaatagcagaattgcactggactccgctagcactcagagccacgggggcaagcacacatcaccgttccatcttagcagcccacctctgaacaCTGTTCGCTTCCCTTGCCAGACTGCCACCTCTTCCTCGCCGTCATTCTTCTCTTCCACTGGGTAGCTGTGGACAGGAAGGAGCGGCCCTGGGGAGCGCAGATCCACGGTGTTGGCCCCCTTGAATCTTGGCCGGGAAAGAGAGGTGGGCACCGGCCAGCCTGGACTGAACCCTCCGCTCGGGATTTCGGCCCGGTCCCCCTGTACTGTGAAAGCCATCTCTTGGACTTTTTCAACGTCGTCGTctttgttattaatattatttttattattttattgctcGGAGCCTTGCCACCATCTCACCAGCTGGGACGAATGCCATGCACGGAACTCTCTTTCAGCCATaggagggaaaaaaaaacctttgcaaaaCTTTTTTCTCTTGTTGTACAGCCGATTTCCTTGACCTGGCTTGGAATCGGTACAGAAGTTTGAACGGAACTTCACCCGGGTAGGATGGGCCCTTGAAAGGGTTGTaggcatgtgtgtgcccacatactcacacacacacactggttaTTTGGGGGAGAATGCTGAGCTCCTTTTTAAAGGGGTCACAGTTCACGGACACTGCTTTGGACTCCATGTCCCAGTCAGCACTTTTCAAGTTGCTCAGCGCAGCAAAGGATGGACAACTATCTTCACCTTAAGTGCCAATTTTTTAATATTCCTTGTACCGGGTGCCGACATTACCTCCCTCTTCCTAAGAATTAAGACCCGGGAACGCTCCCTTTGTAAAATGTATTTTGGGGGATTAAACAAAGATGCAAGACCATTTTTAAAATGCTGGTTTAAAATCcctaaataaaatgcaaatattcTGTGATAAGCCTTTATTTTCCTGTCTACTGTTTGTCCCCTGGGAACCTAAAGTTTTCCTTGAGTTTTATGTACAATGCAAAATGCCTTTGGTTGAAGTCTGagcctgaataataataataatgtttatttataatgcccttttaacaaagggcataacaacagGCCATATACAATTGAAAAAGACAGGCAGTAACATTCATTAGTTATACACTTAGCAAAAGCACAGCtaacaaaaaaacataaaaattattaaaacattcccaacctctccaatgcTCTTACTGATCCCCAGACAAGGACAAAAATACctgttaaaattaatttaatatatcaATTTAACTGTGGACTATAAAATTATTAGCATGTTTtctttgaatgaatgaaacaaattATTGAATTCAGTGtatcaaatatatataagaaagttcatataattaatttaaaattatttataaaataagtaTACCCACTATCTGGACCACTATCTGCTCTAAGCACTGGTGATCTGAGGAAATTCACCTGATGTCAATTTTCTTGCTAAAATATTGACTTACTGTACCTGTAAAAGTAATTATTGTGCTTTGAATTTTTTCACAGATATCTTGCCACATTCATAGGCAGAGCATaaagatatatatttatttttattgaatttttttaaacaaaaaacaaacacatacaaaaagtaatttcaaaaaaatcaattattttttttaaaaaagcataaagACATTTTTATATACAGCTTGTATtgttaaaaatccaaataaatagaAAGATGGACAGAGAGTGAAATAAAGTAACTTGTGGGAGAGCAAGCAAAAAGAGCAGGCCCAGGAAGGAAATTTGCGAGGTCTCAGAAAGTAAAGGGTGAAATTTAAGAAAAACAGTAatctgagagagaaaaaagaaaagaaaagaatttaaagTGCTGAATATAAGAATATTCAGGAGAAGGTAAGATTGAGAATATTACTTGAAATAGAAGATTCTGAGGTAAATGTTGCTGACAAGAAAGCAGGCCCCAAATGAAGCAGTCAGTGGTTTGCTGCAGTACAGGGAAGCTGTGAATGAAGGCCCAATGGTGTTGAATGGGACTGGGCTGGTCGGTAAACTCAGTTTATATTATTCAAGGTATTTAAGCTTATCCTTACTTCTTTTGGATAAAGTTGTACGTGCAATTGTGATTGGCTGCTGAGAAAGGGGGTTTTCTAGgatagctcaggggtaggcaaagttgacccttctataacttgtggacttcaattcccagaattactgagccaatcatgcaagctcaggaattctgggagttgaagtccacgtgtcacagaagagccaactttgcctaccccttggaTAGCTGGTTTGCTGATCAAAGGCTTATACAAACTGCCTTGCCCTGCACTATTTAAAAAGATACTCCAGGTCTGGATCTTCTCCTCCTTGGCCTGGGATTCATAGGTGTCCTATTGTCAGTGATGCGCTcgtacgggtacggtcaggagcacagtaccggtagcaaaatttggagctccaccccagagcacccaatttgcactgaaagatgttggaacaaaatgcataagccatgcccacaaattttggtagcccatcactgcctattgTTAACTGTTTCAGAAGGTGCCAGCAGAGGATAGATGGATACAGCAAAAATAAACTTTTGCTATGTTTTACTGTCCAAAAGTCAGTTTTTTGCAGGCTTCTGttacatacagtatttttaaattatgttaACTGCTTTTGCTTTGCTTATTCTTCTGcaattgttttctctctctcttttttttttttgccaaaagtgGCTATTTAAAGTTCATAATAGCAATaccagttagacttatatacagcttcaccaGTGCTTTCATCGCCCTCTTGaagttgtttacagagtcagcctcttgcccccaacaatttgaccCTGCACTAAGCTACCTATTGGTAGCTGGTTTAGGAGTACAATGCATGTGTGAATAAGTAGTTTTGCAATTGTGAGGATATGTGTGGAAGAGAGAGCTGCTGAATTGCTGCTTACGACCCAATTCTGATTTGATAAGCATTTTAATTTGCTTCTAACAAAGTCAACACATTGTTCTGCTTGAGGCacctaaaagagagagagagagagagagagagagagagagaaagacctttCCAGGTGGATTTTTGGAAAACAATATTGCTTTTGTAACTTCTGTGTCTTTTCCAATTTTTAAACCTTTAGAAACAAATCCACACTTTTTATTTAACCTTACAATTATTTGCCTCTTTCCCCACTCGGATTTGGCATGTTCTCTGATGAAAGCCCTGCATTTTGCTTTGTGTAGAATAAGAAATCTCCCCTCCATCCTCCTTTATTGAGCTtatcctgggtcacccccctccTGGCTCCTTACTGTaatggggtggcacagtggttagagtgaagccctgcaggctacttcagctaactgctagctgtagttcagcagttcaaatctcaccaccagctcaaggttgactcagccttctgtccttccgaggtgggtaaaatgaggacccggattgttgggggcagtatgttgattctgtaaactgcttagggagggcagtaaaaagcactatgaagcggtatataagtcaatgctattatttatttattgtacttatatgctgctcattccaaagTGGACTGAGAGTGGTTAACAAATGGGATAACAAATGGGATACAATAGTACTAAGATATaatcattgcattggcatccttcagtctcaaaagaccatggcatcatgctctggattccccagatataatcaaaatacataataaaaccagtaatataataacaataaaataatatcataAAAAAGAATCATACACACatagcagtcaatctaattccaggcttgCTGGAaaagtcttaatggctttctggaagactggtagggaggcagttgattccatagggttggagccaccacagagaaggctcttccccaaggtcccgccaaccgacattgcttagcagacgagacctggagaaggctgactgggcccttactggtcacaatgaggtatgaggttggaggtcccataaatagtctggccctgagccatttagggctttaagaatagaatagaatagaatagaattttattggtgcatattgtcttggtgcatatgctctcaacgtacataaaagaaaaagatacatttgtcaagaatcgtggtacaacacttaatgattgtcataggggtgaaataagcaatgaagaaacaacattaataaaaatcttaggatacaccttgaattgggttcggagaccgactggcaaccaatgcagctcttgTAAAGATGGAGTGATACAGGCATGCCTTGGTACAACCGTTATTGCACacactgctgcattttgcaccagctgaagtctctgaacactcttcaagggtagacccatgtagatcacattgcaatagtcaagatagTCATttagctattgctaaatgctattggtgTTGTCCCAAAATCATGCCCCAGATTTTCAGCCAAAGCTTTATGTGTTTCGGTTcaactttctttcctctcttgtaCCAATGCTAAGATTTCCCGATCACATACCACACATCCCTGTAAAAGTGGGAACAAAGCTTGGTCAATGGGTCCAAGGTGAGAAGCTTCCTTTTCCTAGCTGGTGAGTTCATGGACGTGGCCAACTTTCCACGAGGAGGAAGAGACTTATCAGTCCTTTAGAACAGAggccttcaaatttggcaacattaagacttgtggacttccgctcccagaattctccagccagctggagtTATAAAGtcataagtcttaaagtggccaggaagaagtaaacattttacaCCCTCTCCAACTCTCcaccaggatgattgtttgcaatatttggcatgttttcactgaaaaaagtgaagcagcttatcagtgtgattggggtgtaatgtgtttaagtgacaccttaatttatttggcttcatgctgtccactgccaacatttttagacacattaAACATcctggtctttcctcatctcccaccatagtcacagtgaaaccaagcgctacatacacttcatcctatttcctcatcttagctttcgggaaacttacgtttgtctcatgatctccgtttctctcctcctttcttttcatccctgttaaatattttcccctggtgtctcttaagaatagaatagaacagcagaacagaatagaatagaatagaatagaacagaacagaatagaattctttattggcaagtgtgattggacacacaaggaatttgtcttcggtgcagatgctctcagtgtacataaaagaaaaagatacatttgtcaagaatcacgagatacaacacttaatgattgtcaaaccttaagggtttgttatctgcacttcatatctcctactctgtgctctgtgctattgttcggtacTAAAAAACTCTATTCCATGCAGGAAAAAGAAAGCACGTTCCTCAGGGTCACACGCCCCCCCAGCATCActctgtgtgtcccccccccgccccactatttCAGAAGCACTGCTTTAAGTGATAGGATCTTCCCATTTCAGGTAAGCAGTCTTTGGTGGGGATATCTGGAACAGCTGCAAGCAAAGGCACTCATTTGCCCCCAAAGGTCAGAGCCACTGGACTGTTTTGAGAAGCTGAGAGAGAAAACAGCCAATGCTCAGGTCTTCCAGATGTTGCCCAGAATTTGAAAGAAAAGCCTTTCTGGAAGAAATTGAGAGCTGAAGAGTTTAAAACACCTACATGGCATACAAGGGGCATCTGTGCAGGAGGCAAGGGACAAGTGACGTCACATGGATAATGACACAGATTAAGTCATTTGCATCATGCCAATTATATGTGTTGCACCCGTCGTGTGCTGTTATCATAATACACATGGCATCACTGTAGCTGGCACTAGTTGCCAAGGTGCACACTTTACAAGAAGCCCCGTCTGCCTCAGATACCAGTGTAAAAACCGATTAAAACAGtttaacagagttgcaagggaccttgttaggtgatctagtccaatcccccaccCAACCAAACCCAAAGCAGCAGAGGCAGACAGTTGTTACAGAGGTGAGTCCAGCCCTTCTCAAACAGATGTTTCAACTCATGAAAGCAGGTTTCACCCCAACCTCAGTTCATTGACGTGTCTCCCATgcgctgctcatgtgcagaaatgCCAGAAGCCAAGACAAGAAccagtggatggaaactgatcaaagaggGCAGCAACCTGGGAttcaggagaaacttcctaaccgtgaggacaattaaccagtggaacagcttgccaccagaaattgtgggtgctccatcactggaagcttttaagaagagacttataccagtgatggtgagcctatggactcatgtgccaaaggtggcacacagagccatgtaAAGGGGATAGATCTGTGTGTCCGTGCACAATTTCGCtcgctgcccaggtgcagtagcagaattgcgctggactccgctagcactcagagccacgggggcgagcacacgtcaccgtcccaccttagcagcccacctctgcctccctGTTAGAAAGCACAGATAATTGCACTGGAGATGCAAAGCTGAACTGTGAATATTGACGGCCTGGTTTTTGCTCTTAGAGTAGCCGGGGTGAGGACCAAGGCAAGTGCATAAATAAAGCTCTCGAGAACCACTTTGGGCCAGAGGTGACTAAGAGAAAAGAGACGTGTCTCCTAGAATGTGCCGAGCGTCTTCCCCTTTGCCATGCAACCACAGGCAGTCCACAACCAGCTGGGGTGagttgggaggggggagaaggcaTCATAGCCCAGACAAGCGCAAGCTCCACTCATTCATATTTCAGGAATTCAGGAGAGACAAAAACAGCAACATTTCTTCCTCCTGTCTTTTCTCTCCATGGAATGAAGCCAATGGCTCTTCCAAGGCCTTTGTCTTATAGGCTGTTCCTAGACATGGAAGCTTAATTTCAGCATGTGCGTTGTATTATACTGCTATTTTGGAAAAATGTCCTGGGAGTTCCCTGATGATTGTTCAAGGATCAAAATTGGCCAAAGAGGAGAGTTGTCATTGCTGTCATTCAATGGGACAGTCGCCTTTTTGAAAAGGACTCAAACTTTGCCCTGAAAAGAATAGAAGACTGAGCACATCAGAAGAATACACtgtactagactagactagactagaaatagaatagaatagaatagaataataagaatggaacggaatggaataataataataagaatggaaaggaaaggaatggaacagaacagaatagaataataagaatggaatggacaggaaaataataataataataataatattaataataataatattaataataataataataataataataataataatggaacggaacagaatagaataataagaatggaatggaatagaataataagaatggaattgaataataataagaatggaatggaacagaacagaatagaatagaacagaatagaatagaatagaatagaatagaatagaatagaatagaataataggaatatggaatggaaaggaacggaacagaacagaatagaacagtgatggcgaacctatgacacatgtgccacaggtggcacacggagccatatctgagggcaggcaaggcattgtcctatgtcagctccagcatgcatgcatatgctggctggagctctgttatcggctagagaggccttcaggaaaaccttgcatgctgcagaagaaatgggctgaggagtgacaggcctggctgcaactacctgaaggtaagtagtagaagCCAGCTCCACTGAAGTTaaatagtagggcagctccacagctccagtgaggcctgtgcatatgCGTGCAGGGGGTGGGGAGCATGggagttgtgtgcatgtgtgcgcggggagggcattgcattatgggtgtgggcatccgTGGGCATGCTATCGCGCTCGTGCACCTCCTTTCAGCACTTGagcccaaaaaggtttgccatccccgCCCTACGCAGGGG contains:
- the CEBPA gene encoding CCAAT/enhancer-binding protein alpha — translated: MEPGHFYEADARPPMPGAFHPHPQQRPPVPSASLALAPPAGPFGYSEAAEICEHETSIDLSAYIDPGAFNDEFLADLFQHSKQQQERAAKAGLECGGAGLAGGGGGFPPYCYAEKVDGGGGGYERLGPAAPLPLPGLRPLLIKQEPHEEDEAAALAALYPPPPAGAPCSHLQYQAAHCAQTTVHLQPGGQPTPPPTPAPSPHRLPAAAPSGKGKKALDKGSSEYRVRRERNNIAVRKSRDKAKQRNAETQQKVLELSGDNDRLRKRVEQLSRELETLRGIFRQLPESSLVKAMGGCS